The following are from one region of the Euleptes europaea isolate rEulEur1 chromosome 11, rEulEur1.hap1, whole genome shotgun sequence genome:
- the YAE1 gene encoding protein YAE1 homolog has translation MSWVRLAVSQANDDVFDEDADEMGIAQKEWKSTMEKRVKEGYREGVEAGKELTLQQGFNQGYEEAAKIMFSCGQLKGSVSAILSWCNSNCCDSAVLNKATDLLNEVYKYEEASIKDLTCPHPQPSLADLLDTVEDMDLGYGLSPEKQATGTREQQIGENGTRCCGNHCTNSGTDSSQSECCRRPKEHTASVRPTFPWLKERTVNLIEQLGLSPSTLEHI, from the exons ATGTCTTGGGTACGGTTGGCGGTGAGCCAGGCCAATGATGATGTATTTGATGAAGATGCAGATGAGATGGGCATAGCACAGAAAGAATGGAAAAGCACCATGGAGAAACGAGTCAAA GAAGGCTATCGAGAAGGCGTTGAAGCCGGGAAAGAGCTGACGCTTCAGCAGGGTTTTAATCAGGGGTATGAAGAAGCAGCAAAGATTATGTTCTCCTGTGGCCAACTCAAAGGGAGTGTAAG TGCTATTTTGTCTTGGTGTAACAGTAACTGCTGCGATTCTGCAGTGCTGAACAAAGCTACTGATTTGCTGAATGAAGTATACAAGTACGAAGAGGCGTCAATTAAGGATCTTACCTGTCCCCACCCACAACCCTCTCTCGCAGACTTGCTGGATACAGTTGAAGACATGGACCTTGGTTATGGACTTTCCCCAGAGAAGCAGGCTACTGGAACGAGAGAACAACAAATTGGGGAAAATGGAACACGGTGTTGTGGAAACCATTGCACAAATAGTGGGACTGATTCTTCACAAAGCGAATGCTGTAGGAGACCGAAAGAACACACAGCTTCTGTGAGGCCAACTTTTCCTTGGCTGAAAGAAAGAACTGTCAATTTAATAGAGCAATTAGGCTTGTCTCCAAGCACACTTGAACACATCTAG